The sequence aaacaggccttttCCCGTTCTGTTttctagtgattttattttttgttatatgaaatagaaaatgaaaatcgAATCATTTTCCAATTTTCACTCATCCCCTTTTgaccatgaaaaagaaaaaccttgttGTATGTGTATTTCAATTttactttttgcattttaaaacgAAAATCAAATAACcactagttttttgtttttaaacacccGTTTCTGAAAGGAAATTTGAATGACCAAAAGATACCCGGACCCACAACGACATTaaccaaacaggaagaggtagGTACCCTTGGGTGACAGGAATCGTCGCTGATTGGACTGGTCCGTCCTTTGAACTGGAAGGACACGGTTtacatcttttcaaaataagagcactgCCAGTGACGgctattacagtttttctcaaactctaaaacacaatttctgaAACCGTGCTCCAtcttctgaaaacattcaacacaaaacctcagCTTCAAGCACTATTTAGAAAACCTCTGACTCCTCGTACATAATGAAACTTTCGCCTCAAAACAAATTTACCTGTGCTCAAAACCAAACACTGCACTGAAATCATAAACAAAGTCATCAAAAtgatatacatatacatatatgttgCCACCCTGATCATGTGCAGTAAACAACAGCTTCTCACAGAAGTCCTTGATGTACGTCACCACCAAAGGTATGAACAGCTCTGTTAGAAACTGTAGATTTGCTCCCCCTTCATATTAGTTGTCCGTGACAAGGAGACCAGCAATAGTGGTTCAAGCACCTCCCACTGTTCCTCCCACTTTATAAATAGAGGGCTGGATGAggcctccctcctctttgtctccaaACTTTTACCAGGCTGAGTGTGTGCTGGTGCTCACCTGAGTTTACCATGTGTATTTGAAATCCCTCACTGTAAGTAGCACATTATCTGCTTCATTTGGATTATGAAGTtctttatttgaaatataaattatatcCTAATTTACAAGTATTTAACATTATTTGGAGCTGGATGTCTAATTTGTTTGGGCAAATACTGtaatttgttctcttttgttGAGAACCATGGCAATCGACCAGGAAGAACTATAATGCCAACATTCACATAATTCTGGGAAATAAACAAGACGAACTGACTGCAACCTGTGTTTCCTGGTGGTTTGTGGCTCCAGTTAGAACCATTTTATATACAACAAGCTCCTTACTTGATATTGCCGATGTGTTTCGGGGCAACATGTACTGCTCAGGTATTTTATTTATCGGGGGCAACTCGCAGATGGAACTTTTGACGCACAGAAAGAACATGCACTTTTGACATATCAATGCACAACCCCAAcgcataaaaaaatgaataaatcatcagagccagcctctccataacaaaaacatgtcttaccgtcttaccattttaacttttgcaaacaatcaaatttaaaaaatgtaggtagatttgttttatttcaaaccatgcacgTTTTTAAGCATCTGAAGCAGACACTTCaccacaaaacaatgcagactgatgtaaaagtttgtgactgtacactgcagggcatgtgagcggagcgTGTGAAATATAGTCGGAGcgcagagcgggttttaatccaaaggccagagcgatggttcctTTTCGCTCCAGTTCCAAGactggccactagatggcagtacaaggccatccactggctcaaacagacagaacacagcaccccaaaacaatctactgttctttacaaactgaaaagggtttcaatcgacaggctctctccagcaacagagCCGCTGCAtgtcagtttaggccacatcgggcagtgtgtcccagCCGTAATTCAGTGAAAAacgtcaggaattgctccctcttttaaatttgagcgagcgtggagcgatttcaccggagctgaatgacattttaggtgagcggagagcactctttgagcggagctgtctggtataactttgagtGATGGAGCGAAGCAGCGAACACCCACGAAAGCAGGGAGCAGAAATTCTCGCCGCTCAGCTgcgctcacatgctctggtaCACTGTGTACTGATATAGAGACGCATATGTGGCATATAAATactgataagataaaataaataccagtGTGAAGAAATTGGAAAGATTTGTCTGTAATTTAGATTAAGCTCATTATTGACACTTTAAAAGGGGGCGAgagaaatgcaaatattttgcaCAAATTCGATTGGCTGTAATTCTGCTCCCTGACCTCGCAGGAAAAAGGCACACCATACGGAGGTTATGTAAGGTTACATAAGGTTACGTAAGGTCCATCCTCCACTATGTGATTTCGGACCCAACAATTTCACTTTCAACAGATATAAATTTAAAAGATTAACCCAAATTGACTCCAAATGGCAAGAAAAATGCTCCTGAACACTTTCTGGCATAACAACTTTTGGCTCTGACACTCTGACACCAGAATCATGTCAAAGGCCGTAACCCTCTGCGATGTACCCTTGCAAAGTTACAGAGCATCCGCTCCCTTACAGAGCTAACGTAACATTAGCCCTCCTGTAAAACACCATGTTTGCCATTATCTCAACTTCTCACAGATTAAGATCAATCATATGGCATACACTTCCTCATAGCATGTAACTTAACTTTTAATTAGTACAAAGGAAAATAGACAACTTGAAAagtggcattttaaaaaaagcaaaaaaacaaaaaaatgtaatgtaaacaaaatcaaaaactcaACTGGGCCAGTGGGAGTGTTTGTACTATCCAGCCTCTGCTGGGTGTCAAGTGTGGATGGACAGTCAGATACAGTCTTAGTGCTGGAAACAGAGTCAGccagtctctcagtctctctctcaattcaactggctttattggcatgaggTAACACTGTACATACTGCCAAAGCACTCGTTTGGAATTGCATGGCAATGGATCTCCACCATCTTTTTCTCTACTGAGTCTTTCACAATGAACTTGGTCACGACGGCTTTCCTCGTCTGTCCCGAAAGCCAGCAGCGGTTAATAAACTGCTCCTCAGTAGCAGGATTCCATGCAGGTCCATGAGGAAAACATGTGAGGTGGCTGTCAAGTTAAGCCCCACCCTCCTGCTTTGAGTGACAGAAGCATGATAGCAggactgtctgctgcagtgctctgAAACTCCTGGATGACACGAGTCCTCTTGTTTTGACTCATGGTGCCATCCAAATGCATGAAAGTGAAACCATGCTCTCTCAGTGGAGTCTCCAGAATGGAGAGGAAGATTTCCACTAGATTTCCACTTCACTACTGACAGCACAAACTGGCAGGAGCCATGGACCATGGCAGTAAACTGGGTCAAGAAAGAACTGGTTGATTTTAATATGGATGCTGCGATGAGAGCTGAAGTAAAGCTGAAGGAAAAACTGGATCAAGTGGCAGAGGACAAAGCCCTGTTTACAAGGCACCAGCAttacaatgacacatttaaaagctaAGCATCCAGAGGCCAATCCTGATACTTGGTGACTCAAATACTTCACGGCTACCAAAGTGCAATGACAGCAGAGTACAGGTCGACTCTTACCCGGGAGCACGATTGTGCCATGCCCTGCACATTTTGgagaacacaaagcaaacggATCATGTCCTCAAAGTCACTCTTTCATTTGGaatcaatgacaaaaatgcCAGGGATGGAGAGCAGGTAAAACGGGAACTGGAGGCAATTTTTATCGTGGCCAAAGAAAGATTTCCAAAAGCCGAGGTAGTCATGCCTCTGATCTccttctcaaaacattttccaaacaaataCCAACAGGTGCTCTCTCATATTAACACACTGATTGAAAGCTTGCCACACCTTCCAAAATTACCAAAAGCAATGTTTCAAACCGTACATGACCGAGTACACTGGTCTCCATGAGCGGCAGAACACATGTTGTCTCACTGGAGAGACATGTTGCAATTTGAATTAGCCatggtaaaatgtattttttctcctttggacAGAGTTCTTCAGCTAATTCTACAGTTGTGCATTGGCTAGGCAGTATAGGCAAATGCTAGGGGCGCCGTCATCCACAGGGGGGCGCTGAAAACGGggggagaaaataataaaaataatttagaaagtaaaaaatagatatattttaCCAGCGCCATTACTACAAGTAATTCGAAATATTATAAGATCACAGCAACATAGCATCTGTCACTCCAGAGTCTGAATTAGTTGTCTcgacagtgacattttgaaagccttgcattttaaagcaataaattAAGGGTAGGTAATTGAAATcaatgttcctttttaaatgactggatCAAACATCTTGTAGCAAAATTTATTTTGgggatgtttgttgttgtaactttgtgagtatttattaaataatttacagttaaaaaatgtccttttttccAATTACACCACAACAGTAATTGTTCTGAATAAATAACCTGATGAAAAAGATGGTGGTAATCGTGGGACAGAAGGTCCTGGTAATTCTTTTTCCATAGCTGTTCCACTGCAGAGAGCACTGCCCATTCTTaggacagacaaaaaaacagaatggcaAAAGGAGACAGATCAATAGtggttattatttttcacatatttcttcATGCATATAGGCTCCATCTTACATAGTCATCAAATCAGAACCCTAAGAAGTAGTAGCTCTGTTATGATTTCTACTGCAAATAGATGATGTTGCAGTCACACTCTGATGCAACTACTATAGCTGTCACAATACAGCACTTTGAGcacaaaacaggaacaagagCATTCACAACACATAATCATACTCTAATTATGCGTGACAGTCTTTACATGTTCTTCACTTGACTCAGAACATGGACTTGAATTAAGTAAACCTGAATTAGTCAAAACCTCTTACCTGTCACCACATGTGCTTGTGTGAGATGGGAGGATACCAACTGGGTATGATACGAGACAGACTGGGCAAACCTaaaagaaaattttaaaaaataaatactttaatttttaGGAGAAATGTATTGTGGTTAATGAACCTCTCTCAGACATGTCACATCTCCTGGACACAGGAAatataattctgactttaaaaaaatattacaactgTCTTCTACCTTGCTTCCCAGGGACAAAAAGAATAAGACTTTATTTCTCAATAGCAAAGTTACACTGGAGGACAACATCCATTACCTCTGAGGATTCCCCCATCCCTGTCGTAGGTGGAAAAGGCTGCGTAATAACTTGGCAATCTTCTACAAGAGGCGTCACAGGTTCACtctccttaaaagaaaaaaagagctagTGCTATAGACTTTGAAACAGTCATTGGCACAagatgaaatgttacatatttatttgtGAAATTATAGAAAACTTACAGTCACTTTGCCATTGCATCCCTCTACATGCAGCGGCAACCTCTGCAAAGGCATTTCACTGCCACATGAAATGCAGCATGACTGTGGCATCTTTGCGAACTCTGGCGAATCAAAAGGAAGCGCTTCGGTGGAAAGTTGCTCCTGTAGTGGAACAACAAACACTATGTCTTTGCCGTTGTTGGACACTGATTTGAGGAGCCTTGTGGAGTACCCCTCGTTGTCAGTAGGGATTATGGACAGCTTGCAACGTCTGCTCCCACCTATGTTTAAGATGTAAAGAGGAACAACACAAGGGTCCttcaaaacattgtaaaaatatacatgcaTTAATATCAGGCAACTTTAGTACTGTCCTCTACCACTTTGTGTAATATGAATGGTATTTCAAAGCAGGATGTCACATAACACATCTCTGGGgctctgaatgtgaaaaaaaattatagctATATTTTTGGTTGAGAAAAATGCTACCTGTAGATTTGAAGAACATCCATCcttcttttaataattttggttttggaaactCCTCCTCAAGGAGAGCCACAATCTTTAAATCAAAGTGAGATATGATTAACTATTCAGCAGGTTATTAACATCAGTCATTGAACATTGTACAAAATTGtttaatacatattcatatacatatatgtatgatTACCTCACTGTGTGTACTAATAATCCTTTTCCCAAGGCCAGCATAAGCAAGTTCCAGCTCCCCTGGGCCCTCAGGCGGGAACTGGCTGCGTCCTGAAAGGACACAGATATGGAAATCAGTCCTTTTGACAATAATAGGTGGCAGGGCTAAGAACCGCCTTTTACCTCTCAGCTGATCTCCAAACATACTTGGGAATTGCCTGATGTgggaattacaaaaaaatgtgtgaggaAAACCAGAGATGGTCTATTTATTCTAGAGCAATATTGATAAATAATGGAAATGTAGGAAAATGGCTTTAGTTGAAGGTTTTATATTTAACTCGTTTTCAAAGACTGTAGTTATTAATAACTAAATAGGAgtataaaatacattcattctGTTCGGTAATGTTATCGTTTGTATGGCAGCATAACAGGACACAGAGAAACGCAGACTATGGAAAAATGTCGTCAACCATAACATCAAATAATGATGTTTACATATAAACAGGCCTTAAACCACTGTTTTGATATTGTAATGTGAAATATAGGGATAGTTAATAAAACGCATGACCTTCTCATGGCCTGCCTCAGCCTACCATCATTATTGGGGACAGGTTGGGTGCTGTCTCCAGCCCTGACTGGTCCGCTGACTTGGCTCCCTGTCCTGTCGCTACCCTAACTTGGGATGCGCTTGAAGGCGCGGACAGTTCCCTCGCTAATAGCTGAACCAAAGCCCGTGCTGCTACCTCGGCTCGAGGCGTAAGACCctgtcacacagacactttaCTTTCACTAATGGTAACGTTATAGTTCATACATCATAGAAGCAGAAACACCTAGTTAGCATGCGGAAACTTTACACATGAGCAAAGCTGGCTAACGCTAGCTTATGGAGTTACAAgcttaaaacacaattaaaccGACTAAGGTTTCAAATCATTCTCGAAGTAACTCAGCTCATGTTATAACTTAGCAAACCAATTCATTGGTTGCTTATGACAAGGAGGTTAGAAGCTAAATTAGTTATGTTTTACTCACACTTTATTCCACAGAATTGCCTCCTGACGCCATCTTgaagctgacctctgacccctccgCAAAATGTGATGGGCGTAACCGTGGCTAAGCtaatgtgattggctgaaaatGAGAACGACAGCTCATTGGCTGCGGACAGTTCCATCTGAAAAAGATGCATTCGTGCATTGGCTGAGACACAAATGTAGACAACttgacacacatatacagacacgTTTACGAATGAAAAACGATTTTTAAATGCAAGTGCAGCGGATTGTATATGAATGtaacaacatgtaaatatataatttaaatacatatatgtggatttatgttacatttatattaatcaTGATCAGGATCAGAAAAATATAAGTgaaacttttttacatttacatatattgaaaactttttgtgtgtgcattgaaatatatttgtgtgtagagagtcatttatatataaatcacaaaacacactggTGAGTCTTTCGctgtgcatttattatttatgagaCTGATCTGAATCCATACAAACTCTTCAACCTGAAGGTTGACGATTTTAGGCCCTGTATATTCCACATGCATATTGAAAGGGATTTCATTGTATAAGACAGGTGACCGGAAGAAAAGCAAATAGTTGAAAACAGTTGAAAACAACTGGACTGTCAAGAGAGTCAAACACTGAATTGTATAAATGCAACATGACTGAACAATATCTagttaaaagtattttttcaaAGATATAAAATATCAATAGGCATTCTTTACCTTTtcagaggttgtgtgtgtgtgtgtgtgtgtgaacactaGTTCAGTTTTGTGCAGATATACTGAAGGAGTTGTTTAATCCCGTTCGTCCCTTCTCGGTCCACTCGTCTTTGGAGCGCCTCTGCATAGCTGCGTGGAGCTTGGTGTGACTCTGTCTGCTGAGTCAGGGCCTGTCTGCCTTTGCTGCTGGAAGTGATGGTAtagtggtggaggtgggggtctGTGGCGTGAGCCGGGTCTGGGTGGATGTCTGGGAGGTCTTTGGCTCCAGATGGGGTCCTGTTGGTACTGAGGTTCTGGCTACTCCTCTGGTTGGTGTGAGATGGAGGCTTTGACGGCCCAGTGCCACATCCTTCAGTGATTTGGTAAATATGCCCACTGCCTGCTTGTTTAAATGGTAGTGGTCAAGCAGGTGTTCAGGAGTTATGGCTGGATGATGTGCAACTTGCACATTAGGGAGCGAGGCACAGCCTCTGGTGATGTCTCTGCTCACCCTGTGGATGGTCCTGGGGTGAAAGTCTCTGCGGGGTAGCAGGGTAGAGATGGTGATGTGGGAGTTTGGAAATGATGACGCTGCTTCCTCTGCTACATTGGTGACCAGACTACCAACCTTTTCCTGCTCCTCATGCAGGTTGTTGGTGCCAGTGTGGATCAGAATATGGCCTGGTGTGTCAAATTCATGGTGGGAAAGGATTTGGAGTGCAGCCTCAGCTGTGGGGCACCAGACCTTTGATACTTTCATATTGGGGAAGAGCTTTTGTTCTTGGATGACTTTGCCGTTTGAGTCAATAAGAATAGCAACCTTGGTGTCTTTTTTCAGGGTGCTGGTCTGGCGTTGTGAGGTGCCagatggggaggggggcaggGGGCTGGGGGTCTTTCCTCTGTTGCGTCTTCACTGAGTGGTGGGGGCTCAGTAGTTGGAAGGCTGGGGGGCATTTCTACAGTCTGTGTTCTGTGCTGTAGTTGTAGTTCCACCTGACGGCTGATAATTCCCTCGTCATGTCGTCTCTCATCTGCGCTATTTCTCTTCTCACgatgtcttttgtttctctcagctctgtgttgaGGGCCTGTTTATCCTTCTGCAGGTTGGAGATCTGTTCCCTGAGTTCTTGTGTAGTAGTGTCCATCTGGTGCTTATTTTGGTTGAGTTGTTCCTGGAGGTCAGGGTGTGTTGTGGTGCTGGTGGGGAGTAGCTGTTCTCTCAGCTCGGTCAGCTCCACCTCTAGCAGAGccagtctgtctctcaggaggcTGATGGTGTGCTGCTCTGGATGCTGCTTGTTTGGCTCAGGTATGGGGAAGCTTTGAGTACTGCTCTGGACCTGGCTGTCTGCTGATGTAGTGCGTATGGTGGTGGCAGAGCTCAGAGTGCTTCCTGTATCCTTTTTAGATGCTGCTATCTTCTTCAGAGTATGAAAGCTCTGCACAAACGAACCAAGGGCATCTTCATTGCCTTGCACCATGACTGTACCATTTTGGTAGAAGTTGATGGTCAATATCTTTCTCTCTTAGCACTTATCTTCATCCTCAAAGATCTGAATTTGTCTCCCCTTGCACATTCCTCTCTTGACGTAGAAGCTGTAGTGCTTTGATGTGGCTGTATGCCATGCAGTGATATGCTCAGTGTAAAACAGCAGATTGGTAGTAACATCAGTTTTATTAAAGTGGTCAGTATATAAAGTCTCTGGATATTATCTTTGAATTCTATGTTTGAACTTTATTCTAccattttctgattttatatCTTAAGGGTACTCAAAAAACTGGAGGAGTAATGTGTAccttactgctgctgctgtagtttCAGTGGCCATGTTGCTATGGcaaccaaacaacaaccaaGCCAATGATGCTAGCTAGGTAGctagcaaaaacacacacataaaaaaggCAGTTTCTTAGCTTGTAACTGATAAGCAAGTAAGCTTCTTGTCCTTTCTTGCTATCAGGTCAGTGCTATTTTCCCACCTGGTTCCTTGTGGGGAGCTGAGGCTCATAGAGCAGTTGGCAGTTGATTAGCTATCTAGCAGCATTTGTCAGTTGGcaaccaaacaacaaccaaGCCAATgatgctagctagttagctaggaCCCTTTCTGATGGTTTTTGTGGGTTTTCTGGCCACTAGGACTCCTCTGACACGTGTGTTTATAGGCACAAGAACTTGGTCAACAAATGTGCTGGAGAGAGAATTTAGTTTTGCATCCAAAAAGTtaaacatctgattttttttgcgGCCTTACACTGCACAGCCTTGCATGGAACCCTTCTGATGGTTTTTGTGACAACTTGGACCCCTTTGGCACACGTGTTTTTGGGAATGTGGACTCGGGCAACATATGTGCTGGAGAGAAAATTTAGTTTTGCGTccaaaaagttaaaaatcagattttttgtgtCCTCAAGGCGGGTACACACTACAGGATGATCGGGCCGATTTTTGTCCCAATTTCCCCCTTATGATCAAAGCCAGCAAAGGCCTGATCATCTGATGATTGCAAAGGACATCGTGTCTGATTGTCCTGTGGTGCGGGGTGTGTTAAGAGTGATTTTGCCTGGTCAGATCCGCTCGGAAGGCGTCGGAGGGAGAGATCGTAAATAATGAACATGTTCAATATTTGCGACTTtaaatcctgtagtgtgtggCGTGTGGATTTATAACTCACTAAGGTTCAAGTCGCTCCACTGTCACATCTCATCTCATATGTGTGTGGTGGAGTTCTGATGAGGCAgcggcttctctctctctgtctctcacacacacacacacacacacacacacacacacacacacacacacacacacacacacacactcacacacactcacggcTATGAGAGccctcttccctctccaccAAGGGATGTTTTGTTGACTCCACAGCCAAGCAACACCTCTTGATCTGGTAAAATAGTCCTGGTTGCAAGGAAAAGAGTCACATGTCTTTCCTCTCCATCCATTACAACAGTGCAATGTTTGAGCTTGACGTTGGCTATTTGTTCACTCTTAGTGTATTACAGACTATTTTTACTTCCTGTACATAAATGGACCAGATGAACACGTTCAGATCAGGCTGTGATCCCTGCTTTAtttctgtaaaactgtaaagtccagtaaaacatttcaattgaATAAAGAACGACATTTAGGAT comes from Acanthopagrus latus isolate v.2019 unplaced genomic scaffold, fAcaLat1.1, whole genome shotgun sequence and encodes:
- the LOC119015888 gene encoding uncharacterized protein LOC119015888, translated to MMFPPEGPGELELAYAGLGKRIISTHSEIVALLEEEFPKPKLLKEGWMFFKSTGGSRRCKLSIIPTDNEGYSTRLLKSVSNNGKDIVFVVPLQEQLSTEALPFDSPEFAKMPQSCCISCGSEMPLQRLPLHVEGCNGKVTESEPVTPLVEDCQVITQPFPPTTGMGESSEVCPVCLVSYPVGILPSHTSTCGDRMGSALCSGTAMEKELPGPSVPRLPPSFSSAPPCG